GTCACAGTCCCATGTTCCGAATCGAGACAGAGAAAGAGCTGCTGAACGCATTCCGTTCGCGAGACCGCAAGCACGTGGAGCTGCCCAAGGGGACGAAGCTTCCCCTCTTCGTCCGCGACTACCTGGCGTGGGTAGACCCGTACGGCGTCCGCATCTTCCTGCTGTTCTCGCCGCCGGGCAGTACCCGTCCCATGGGCATCGCCTTCCGCCGGGACCAGCAGGGTGACAAGGCCCTGGCGTCGCGGGTGTGCGAGTGGTGCCATGCCCACGGCACGGCGGACCAGATTGGCCTGCTCACCACGGATGTGGATGCGAAGCGCAGGGTGGGCGTGAATCTCTGTCTGGACCTGCGCTGCAACGAAAAGCTGGAGTCGATGATGAACCTGGCCGGCGCGGACCTGCTGGAAGGGACCCAGAAGCTGCTCGGCCACATGGCCCGCTTCGCGGACGAGGCGCTGGGCATGGAGGTCCGCACGTAGGCGGCGTGGGGCCGCTGCCCCTGGTGGGCGCCGCGGTCGTCCCCGCCCTGGTGGGCGTGCTGCACGCCCGGAGCCGGATGGCGGTGCTCGCCGGGGCGAGCGACCTCGCGGCCCGGCACCAGGTCGGCGCGACGGGGCCGGCCACTTCCCACCTCGGGTCGAAGGAGCCGAGTCTGGCGCCCGTGGAAGCGGCACGGGAGCAGAAGACGACCGTGGCCGTGTAGACCGCCGTCCGCACGACACGCGCGGGACCTCTTGGGCGGGCTCGTCGGAGCTTTAATTCCGGCACCTCCAGGAATATCCCGAAGCGACTTCGTTCATTCAGCAGACATTTCCCACTCCGCCGCTGGAGCGCCCGGGCACACACCTCGCCCGGGCGCGCTCCGTGGCGTTCTTCTCAGTCTCAGTCTGCAGGCGCCCTCGGGGGCGCCGGGAGCCCGTGCGCTTGCGCGCGAGCTCCATGAATGGAGTGCTTCCCTTGCGTCGCTTCAATCCGTGGTGGCTCGGTGTGGTGTGCCTGCTGGTGGCATGCGGAGGACCTCTCGAGGACGAGGTGCCGGACCTGGAGGCACTCGCCACGAGCGAGCAGGCCTCCGGCGCGTGTGACGAGACACGGCTGGCGTGGGAGTCCGCCGGGAATCCGTCCAACGTCTGCGCGGTGCCGTGGCAGTACGGGCTCGACTGCAACAAGTCGGGGAGCACGAGCGCCTGTGGCGCCCGCACCGGGTACCAGCAGAAGACGTGCATCCACTACCCGGTATGCCGACTCCCCCAGTTCGGGGTCGAGGGCCGGGCGACCAAGACCTTCACCCAGACTGTCTCCTCCTGCAGCTCCTTCACGGTGAAGGAATGTCGCCCGAAGCCGACGACGCCCGACATCGAGCTCTGCACGACGGTCACCTACTACAACTGCCAGTCGCAGTGCGTCGCCGCGGCCCAGGCGAAGAGGAACAGCCTTCCCCTGGCGGACCGCAACCTGGTCACCATCCTCTCCGCCAGCGGGGCCACCGAGTCCAGCACGTCGTCCGGCGCCTGCACGTACACGCTGAGCAACTGGCCCACCTACAATGCGAAGGAGGACACCGCGTGCGGGGCCGCCACGGGCACCAGCACCTGCGACGACCTTTCGAACCCCATCTACCCGACGTGCCGGAACAACAGCTTCGGAGACGACGTCCCCTCCGCCTGTAACGCGAGCGTCCTGTTCGCTCCGGCCGGCACCATGCTGAGCGGCGTGAGGCAGACGGCGGGCACCGTCTGGGGGGCCATGGCCCCGAAGAACTCCGAGGCGACCCCGCTCTACGTCCAGCCGCCGTTCTGCCGGACCTGCGACCATCTGACGCTCACCGCCCAGAGTGATGCCGCGCAGGTCACCGCCAAGTACGACTGCCTGGTGCAGAGCCTGGCCGCGGGGCTCCCCGCGGGGGCTGGAGGCGCGCAGCTGCGCTCCGAAGTCGTCGCCCGGCTGAAGCTCCTCTTCGAGCTGCACGCGCACCACATGACGCCTGCCCAGGAGCAGTTCAGCCGCGGCTTGTACCAGTCAGACCCGCTGGCGAACACCTCCTGCAGCTCCGGCTACCTCCCGCCCTCCCTCGGCAGGTGCGGCATGAACCTGACGGCGCTCAACGCGGCGCTGGACGCCTGCACACGCCTGTCGGGGGCCCACGTGCCGGGAGCCTCGGCCCGCGCCCAGCTTCCCTTCTGCGTGGGCCTGGCGTCGCAGGTGGCGGCGGTGCCCGCGGGCGTCTGCCAGGGCGACGCCTACCGGGACAACTATCATGGCATGTGGCTGAAGCTGTACGAGCGCACGCTCTCCGACATGCGCCGCCAGGACGTGCCCGGTGACATGCTCCAGCGGAAGGTGCCGGAGCCGTCCGACGTGCGCATCCACCTGGCGAGCATCAGCAACTGGCACGCGGTGCAGCAGGCGCAGCTGTTCCCGGCGGAGCCCGACAGCCCCGTGTTGATGCGGCAGCTGAGCGAGACGTTCGGTGTCTTCTGGAAGGCCGCCTACGAGAACACGCTGTTGAACGTGACCGGGCCGCCGGTGCACGCCAAGCCCCTCAACGCGGGGCTGCTGGTGGACCAGACGGTGCTCACCGCGGTCCTGACCGGCACCCCGGCGATGAGCGGCCCGCCGCTGCTGATGCTCCTGGGCGACGGCTTCCACGGCCTCTTCGAGCGCATGGAGGACTTCAGCTACCTGCACGACCTGGGCTGCCGCTTCAAGGGCTGCGGCCCCGCCGTGGACACCGAGATGGCCGAGCTGTGGGCGCTCTTCGGCGCCGTGCCCGACACGGCGAAGCTGCAGGCGGCGGTGACGGACGCCAACCGGCTGAACACGTCGAGCTACGACCACCACGCGCAATGGGTGGGGGTGTTCAACCTGCTGCACGCCAATCACGCCACCTTCACCCAGGCGGTGGTGGCCGCCACGGGCGCGCCTTCGTACACGCCGGACCTGCTCAAGGGCGGCGCCAACGGCCTGCCCGCGCCCATGGCCGGCTGGGCCCGGATGGTCGAGAAGGCAGACGCCTACGCGGACAGCTACGCCAAGTCCGGGTTCTTCGTCAGCACCGCGCGTGACACGTTGAAGACGGGCATCGAGGACTACAAGGCCAACTTCATCAACGACGTGGTGACCACGCGCAAGAGCGCGCTCACGACGGCGGTGGACACCTATACCCAGAACCGCGCCGCGCTCATCAGCGAGGTGCTGAACGAGGTGGGGAACGCCGCGAACCAGAAGACGGTGCGCACCACGCTCGCCCGCAAGCTGAATGAGTTCTACGCGCTCGCCGCGGACCTCGTCGGACTCCAGGACAACCTGCTGAGCCAGGAGGCGCAGTTCAGCGAGTTCGCGGCGGCTTTCAATACCGCGCTGGAGAACGAGTCTCCGAACCTGGGCACGGACATCCAGCGCGGGCCGCTGCAGACGCTCAACATCAGCGCCGCCGAGGCGCACGGCGTGACAGGGGGGGCGTTCGACATCTTCACGCTCGCGGTACGCCAGCCGTCCGGTGGCGTGGGAGGACCGCCTGCCTTCGGCATTCCGGCGCTGAGGGGGGAGCTGCTGAACTTCGAGGTCTCGGGCGAGTACGCGCCCAGCTGCGCCATCTCGGGAGCGCGGCTGCTGGACCCGGCGAGCGGTGCCCCGGTGACCATCGGGGTGGGCGGCACGGCGGCCCTGACGGGCCCCGGAGGCTACACGGCGGTCTTCAGCAACGGGAGCTTCACGGCGGAGAACGCCAGCGCGAGCACCTTCGCCAAGGCCTCGACCGAGGTACGGGCCTGCGCCGGCGTCAAGGTGGAGACCGGCGTCTCGTTCTTTGGCAACGGGACCAAGGCGTACGCATTCGCGGAGGCCTGTGTCAATGGCTCGACGGGCATCGACGAGGCGATCAACTCGCAGGCTGGCACCGAGGCGCGGACCTCGGCGAGCTTCGCCATCGGCCTGCGCCTGCCGAACACCCCCTTCCCCAATGCCCCCGTCGGCAGCCTGCTCCTGGTCGCGATGAGCCCGGGCACCTCCGACCGGTCGGGCGTCCTCGACGTGCAGGTGCTGCAGGCGCGCACGTCCATCGTGGTGAAGCAGGACGCCGACTACTACCTGGTGGTCAACGACCAGGGCTCCTGTGGCGACGACACCTCGCACCGGCTCACGCTGACGGTGATGCGGCTGATGCCCACGGGCGAGGCCGCCAGGGCGCTGGGCAACGCCATGGCCACGGTGATGACCGAGCTGCGCGCGGCGACGCCCGCCTTCGTCAACCAGGGACGCGTGACGGGCTCCGAGCTGGAGGCGCTCAGGAGCAACGCGCAGAGCCGGCTGCTCCTGGAGTACGGGGCCGAGTGCCCCGGCTGTTCCACCAGCCAGATGCCGGAGGTGTTCGGCTCGCTCTTCACCACCTTCGTCAGCAAGGAGCTCGCGAGGCTGGAGCGACTGGTGCAGCTGCGCACCGTGGAGCGCGCCCTCGAGCTGCAGCTGCTCGAGCTGCAGACCCTGGGGGACGACCTGACGGCGGGCGCCGAGAAGGCGCGGCTGCTGCGGCTGCTGCCCCTGTGGCGGCTGCGCAACCTGGATGGCGTGGAGCTGCGCGAGAAGTCGCGCGCACTGACGAGCCTGGTCACCGAGTACCTCTACCCGACGATGGACCTGCGCCACCCCAGCGCGCTCGCGCCGCTCAAGACGCACGCGAGCATGGACGCGCTGGTCCAGGCGGACTGGTCCGACGACTTCGCGGTGCTCTGCGCCAAGGCGCTCACGGCCGTGGGCACCATCGAGACCGAGCTTGCCACCGCGCGCGTCAACGACAAGGCGCCCAAGGAGTTCGCGCTGGCCTTCGCCTTCCCCAACCCCTCGTTCTACCTGGGCACCCGCTGGAGCAGCGCGGACCTGGAGCGCTCCGAGGCCGTGTGGAACAGCATCTCCACGGGCTCGGGCGAAGTGATGATCACCCTCACGCCGGACGACCTCTACAGCGCGGGAGGCCAGGGGGGCATGCTGCTCTGCAACCACCACATGCCCGTCATCAAGAACCTGGGCGTCCAGGTGGTCAGGCCCTTCAGCAGCACCAACGCGGCGGACTCGCAGGCGGGGCTGACGGTGCCGGTGCGGTGGGAGGACGTGCTCGCCTACCCCGCCGCCGGCAGCTTCAAGCACTACGCGATGCTCAACCCCGACTTCCTCGTCGGAGCCCCGCACCTGCTCTTCGGCAACGACATCGACGTGCTGACCACCTTCGCCCAGGACATCCAGCATCCGTTCGCCACCGTGGCGGGCAATGGCCTGTCGCCCTTCGGCACCTTCACCCTCGGCCTGGGCAACGTGGACCCCGCCATGTTCACCGATGCCTCCGCGCTGGTCGTCACCCTGAAGGTAGACGCGCTCGAAGTCGCTGGCCCGGCCATGGGCGCCGCGGTCTGCCAGTAGCCCTCACCCCGCACCATTCGAACGACATCCGGACCCCATGACACTGCAATCCCTCGTACGGCGGCTGCTAGGTGGCACCGCCCTGCTCATCTCCCCCCTCGCGCTCGCACAGCCCGCCGGCTTCACGGACGCGACGATACAACCCCCCAAGCTCGGCGCCCCACAGCGCGGCTCGCTCATCGGCACCTATGCCCAGACGGCCTTCGGCGCGGCGGACGTGGCGCGCGGCGGCTTCGCACTCGCCTCCGCCTTCACCTTCCCCACCGAGCGCGGCGAGCTGCTCGCCACGCCGTTTCCCACCTACTCGTCGGACGCGGGCCTGTCGGAGTGGGGCCATGGCTGGCAGACGCGGCTGGAGATCCGCCGCTGGCGCGTGCGCGGCGACCTCGACTACACGACGGACGAGCGCTCCAGCCCCTGGGGCCGGCTCATCCAGGGCAGCGACGGGGCCTGGTACCCGTCCGACATGAACCCCGCGGTGCGGGTGGAGGCGTCCGCCACCGGCCTCACCGCCTACCTGCCCGACGGCAGCGTCTGGAGCTTCGGTGATGGCGCGGGCGGCGCGGCGGGCTCGGCGCAGGTGAACACGCCGAAGGGCACCTACGCGTGGCACCTGCGTGAGGTGGTGAGCGCCACCGGCCGCAGGACGCGCTTCACCTACGAGGCCAATGCGACCAGGCGGCTCTTCCTGAAGACGGTGCAGTACGGCGGCACCGGCACCGACTTCCAGTACCAGGTGGACCTGGGCTACGCGCCGCTGACGAAGCCCGTCGACGACTTCCGCTCGGGTCAGAAGCTGCGCCTGGACCGGCGCGTGTCCACGGTGGAGGTGAAGGCGAGGCACGCGTCGCTGGGCCTCTTCGAGCCGCGCTGGCAGTACCAGCTCACCTACGAGGAGCCCGCGCAGGGCGTGGCCTTCTACCTCACCCAGCTGACCCCGACGTACGGCCTGGGGCGGAACGCGACGGCGGCGCCGCCGTCCCGCTACACGTACTACAAGTCCACGGACGCGCTCGCCGGCGCCTTCTTCGCCCGCGTGACGAAGCTGGACGCGACGCTCGTGGCCGCGGGCCAGGACGCCATCCAGCCCTGGCGCGCCGCGCTCGTGGACAATGACGAGGACGGCCGGCTCGACTTCGAGCACGCCCAGGCCCAGACGCTCTACGTGCAGGAGGACCACGGCTTCCGGGCCGAGCCGCTCCCGCCCCCCAACGCGGGCACGCAGAGCGTGTGCCGTCCCTCGGCGAGCACGAGCAACGGGCCGCGCCTGCTCACGCGGCTGCGCCCCAACCAGCCGGTGCCCCAGGTGGTGGCCATCAACAACCCGGGCGGTTCGGCGACCGAGTTCAAGGTCTGTGACCGCGCGGGCACGCTCCTCGCGCAGCAGTCCCTCTCCGGCGCCTGGCAGCTGGGGCCCCACACCCGCTTCGTGGACCTGGACAACGACCAGCAGCCGGACCTCATCCGCGTCGTCCCCGGCGGCTTCCAGGTGCGGCCCAATACCAGCGGCGCGCCGCCGGGCATCAGCTTCGGTCCCGCCATCACCGGCACCCTCAGCCCCAGCGTGTCGGCGAGCGCGACGTGGGTGCACGACATGAACGGCGACAGCATCCCGGACATCGTCGCGCGGCTCACCAACGGCCTGCACGTGTGGCCGGGCACCGGCGGGTTCAGCTTCGACTCGACGTCCGGCAGCCTGTTCCAGGTGCTGACGAAGAACGGGACGAGCCTGGCGCAGCTGGGCACCTATTCCGTGATGTTCGTGGACGTGAACCGCGACGGCCTCTCCGACGTCCTGTTGTCGAAGACGGGGCTCGCGCTCCTCTTCGTCAACGACGGCACCGCCTTCCGCGAGGTCAGCGTCCCGGCGCTGAGCTTCTTCAACGGGACGACGAGCGCGCTCACGCAGGGTGACTTCGCGGGCAGCGGCAACACCAGCCTCACCGTGACGCAGGGCCTGGACGCCTACAGCACCTCGCTGGACGGGCCGGAGACGGGCCTGCTCCAGTCCGCGGACGACGGCAAGGGCACCGTGCTGGGCTTCACGTACACCCGCCTGCCGGCGGCCCCCGGCGCGCGCTTCCGTCAGCCGGTGCTGGCGTCGCTGACGTCGGCATCGTCCGGGTACGACCCCGTCACCTACACGTACCAGTACTTCGGCGCGAACTACCACTCGCAGGGCGGCTACCTGCTCGGCTTCGACAGCGTGGTGCGCACGGCGCCGCAGGAGGGCCACGCCATCAACTTCCTCAACGGGGACACCTTCGCGGGCCTGCAGCTGTCCAGCACGCGGACGGACGCGCGCACGCCCCTGGTCAAGGAGGTGACGTCCCGCCAGTACGAGGACGCCACGCACCAGGGCGTTCCCTACAAGCGGGTGAACCAGGAGGCGACGGGGTTCCAGGACGCGGGCAACCCGGCGGTGACGTTGACCGAGACGACGCAGACGCTCGTCCATGATGGCGTGTGCCCGCAGCAGACGGTCCGCGCCACGCCGTGGGGCACCCTCACCAGCATCTCCATGCGAGCAAACCTCGCGGGCCTGGTGAAGCACCTGCACTGCCTGCCTTCCACGGTGAGCTACTCGGGGAGCCACCCGCAGCAACCCTCGCTCGACTTCTCGTACCCGGGCGTCATCACCCGCAACGCGGTGGGGCTGGTGGAGAAGGTGGAGGCGCTGGGGCCACAAGGCGCCCTCCCGCTACAGACGGTGACGTACTGGCCGGACTTCACCGTGAAGACGGTGAGCGTGCCGGGCCAGGGAACGACGACGTTCGACTACGACCGCCGGATGCTGCTGTCGCGCATCACCCAGCCGGACGGAGTGGTGGCGGAGGTCACCGAGCGCGCCCCCCTGCACGACGGGCTGCTCACCCTGACGACGCGGCGCGGGGTGAATGCCCACACGGAGCGCTTCCGCTACGACGCCCTGGAGCGCCTGGTGAAGCGGTGGGACGCGCTCGGCGGCGCGAGCGAGGCAAACCCGAACGAGCAGCTGGCCTACCGGTTCGCCACGGCCACGCGGCCCGGAGGCATCGCGGCCACGGCGCTGGTGGACGCGGGCCTCAACGCCCGGCGCTTCACGCAGGACCTCTCCACCGCCGCGGGCGAGGACGTGGCGAAGCCCCGCCTCATCCCCGAGGGCTGGGTGGTGGACGGGCTGACGGCGCACGACCGCCAGCAGCGCGAGACGACGCACTACGTGCGCCAGAACCTGCCGGCCAACACCGACATGGCGACGCTCGACTACGCAACGCTCCTGAGCGGCATCGAGCAGACGGCGAGCGAGCGCACCGCCGTCTTCGGCTACGAGGTGGAGAAGGCGCTGCGCCACCACGCGGACGTCGAGCAGACGCTGGCGACCTCGTGGGTGCTCGACGCCGGACGCCTGCGCGTGCAGACGGTGGAGAACGGGACGCTGGAGCACCGCCAGTTCCTGGATGCGGGGCGCCGGCTGGCGCGGTACGAGGACGCGCTCGGCGCGGCCTACACCTACGGCTACGACGCCCTGGGCCGGCTGCGAGTCGTGACGCTGCCGGGTGGCCAGGGCCACCGGCTGACGTATGACGGCTACGGCCGTGTCGGGCGCGTGGAGCGCGACGGCGTGGCGAGCGTGGACTACGAGTACGCGCCCGGCACGTGGCTCACCTCGGCGAAGCGCTTCCGCACGCCCGCCAACACGCTGGTGCGCGGCGAGGGCTACCTCTACGACGCGGTGGGCCGCCGCACCGTCATCACCCACACGCAGGCGGGTGGCGGGGTGAAGACGTACCAGCTCTACTACGACGGTGCCTCACCCGCTCAGCCCACGAACACGAGCTGGCCGGGGCTGCTCACGGCCGCCGCCGGTGACGGGTACGCGAAGAAGTTCGAGTACCGCCCGGACGGCAGCCTGGCCCGGACGACGCTGGGCTTCACCGGCTGGCGCAGCGTGGAGACCACCCTCACCCATGCGGAGGGCGGCGACGTGAAGCTGGAGGTGACGCAGGTGAAGGACGGCGGCGGCAGCGTGCTCACCACCACCGCGCTCGGGACCTCCTGGGACGCCCATGGCCGGATGAACAGCCTGAGCCTCGACGGACAGCCCTGGGCCACCGTGCTGTACAACGGGCTCGGACAGCTGACGAAGGTGGACTTCGGCGGCGGCACCTTCGTGGAGCTCGGCTACGATTTGCTCACCCGCAAGCGCACGAGCCTGGCGCAGACGGCGCCGACATGGACGTCGTCCGTGGGGTGGAAGCTGAACACGCGCGGCCTCACCGGCAGCGAGGTGATGGGGTTTGGCGGCACGCAGCTGACGCGCCAGTACAGCTACTCCGAGCAGGGCTTCCTCAGCAGCGCACAGGACGCGCAGCACGCGTACGCCTACGGCTTCGACGCCATGGGCCTGCCCACCCACATCACGGATGGCGCGGGCATGCGCACGCTCGCCACGGGGAGCAACACGCTCGTGGCCGGCGGCGTGACGTACACGTTCGACGGGCTGGGCCGCACGGTGAGCCGGGATGGCCTCACCCTCACCTACGGCCCCGACGGCCAGGTGGCCACCGCTCAGCACGGGGCGGGAACCTGGAGCTTCCTCTACGACGAGGACGGTGAGCGCATCCTCAAGCTCGGAGCGGGGGGCGTGCCGCTGGCTGGCTACCTCGAGGGCGGCGGCTACCTGGACGCCTCGGGCCTCACCCTGCCGGTGCGCGTGGAAGGCCAGGTGGTGGGCTCGCTCCGCAATGGCGTCTTCCAGCTGCTGTCCACGGACCGCCGCGGCACGGTGATGGCGGACCTGGATGGGACGGAGCGGCTGGCCTCGCCCTTCGGAGACCGCACCACCCACACGGCGGGCGCGGCAGCGCTGGACTACGTGGAGAAGGGGTACGACGCCGACCTCGGCTTCGTCCGCATGGGAGCGCGCGACTACGACCCCCGCATCAGCCGCTTCACCACGCCAGACCCGCTGTTCCTCCAGGACCTGGAGAAGTGCCGTGAGAGCCCGGTGGAGTGCAACCTCTACGGCTATGTGCGCAATCGCCCGCTGGACCTCGTGGACCCCACCGGCACCGAGGGCAAGGACGTCCCATCCAACCAGGCTGCCGGTGCGGCGGTGAGCGTGGGCACGCCCGCGGTCGTCGCAAACGCGAAGGAGGACATTTCCAATGCGGAGGACCAGTATTTCGAAGCCTCCAACTCGCGCCGGCAGGAGATGAAGTCCGTGTTGAACGTCATCAGCTCGGTGGGGTCCGCCATCAACGTGGTGAAGTTCATCGGCGGTTGCTACATCGGCGCCAACCCGCTGTTCAGCGGGTCACCACCGCGCGAGTACTACATTCGCGTCAACAAGGAAGGCATCCAGGAACTGCAGAAGCAGCAGTCCGCCCTCCAGAACGAGCTGTCGCTCTACCTGGAAGAGGGGATGCAGTCCTCGCCGGATCAGGCGCGCATGAACTTCGTCGACTCGCGCATCCTGGAGCTGTCCCGCAAGGACAGTGAGATGCAGAAGAAGATCGACAAGATGAGCGAGAACCTGGAGCTCATGGAGGTAACCAAGGAGGAGCTGCAGTAGAGAACGCTCCTGACGCGTCCTGGGGGCCGGTCCGTACTTTCGGCCCCCAGCACGCCGGCGCTCGACCCGGTGCCTACCGCTGAGCGTCCCGAGGCAGGCGGACGCGGAAGGTGGTGCCCGCGTCGTGCGTGGACACCACCTCGACGCTGCCGCCGTGGGCCCGGACAATCTGGTCCACGATGAAGAGGCCCAGGCCGATGCTGCGGCGCTCACCGCCCCCGTCGGTGCCGCGGGTCATCGGCTCGAACAGGCCGGGCAGGACCTGCGCCGGGATGGGCGGCCCCTCGTTGGAGACGGAGAGGACGACCCCGCGCTCCTCCGCCTCCGTCTTCACCCGGATGGGCGTCCCGGGAGGGCTGTACTGCACGGCATTGGTGAGCAGGTTGGTGAGGACCTGCGAGATGCGGTCTGAATCCCACGAGCCCCACACGTCGTGTGGGCCCTCCACCTCGAACCGGCGCTCGGGCGCGGCCAGCGACACCTCGGCCACCACCTGCTGTGCAATCACCTGGAGGTCCATGGCCTGGGGCTTCACGGGGAGCGTCTTGCCCATCCGGGCCTGGGTGAAGTCGAGCAGGTCCCGGATGAGCCGGTTGGCCCGGTTCGCTGACTCCAGGATGCGGCCAAGCCCGCTGCGGGCCCGGTCATCCAGGTCCGTGCGGCGCAGCAGCGTCGCGGCGGACAGGGTGATGGCATTCAGGGGGTTGCGCAGGTCATGGCTGACGATGCCGATGAGCTGCTCGCGAAGCTGCGCGGCCTCCTGGGCGCTGAACAGCTGGGCATCCCGGCGGCCCAGCTCGTCCAGCTGCTCGAGCTGGTAGCCGATCAGCTCTCCGAGGTGGCGGAACACCTCCAGCTTGTCCTCCGTGAGGTCGGCCGGGCGCGGATCCAACGCGCACATCACCCCGAAGAAGGAACCGTCCCGCCGGTACACCGGCACGGCGATGTAGCTCTCGATGCCGTAGAGCTTCGGTGCCGGGTGGGTCGCGAAGCGCGGGTCCTGGCTCGCATGGTTGACGAGCAGCGGCGCCATCATGCCGCGCACGGTGCTGCAGAACGTCGTGGCGACCGCCAGGGTGTCTCCGGGCTTTATCCCGAAGTTCACCTCGTCCAGCACGGCGCAGCACGTCCACGACTCGGCGGTGACCCGCGCCACCACGCCCAGTCGCAGGCCCGTCGTCTTCAGGAGCAACCGCAGCACCGTCTTGACGGCCTCGATGCGCCCCACCGCTGCGACGTCCTCGGCGAGCCGCGACTCTTCAGGGGAGAGACTGCCCAGGGATGATGTCTTCCACGAGTCCGACATGGATGTGCGGACTCTAACCGCCACCCCGGCGGGGCTTCTTGCACCGCCAGGACGCTCCCGGGCCGGTGGGTCGAATACCGAACGGCCAGCCCCCTCGCGGGTTCGCATGACAGGGCACCAGAGGCGGCGGTAGCGTGGCCGCGTGATGCGCCGCGCTCTCCTGCTCCCCTTGCTGCTGGCCCTCCTACCGCTCGCCGGATGCACCCGCGCGAAGCGTCCGGACGCGCCCACCTTCCCCTCGCTGGCGAAGTCGCTCTTCGGCACCCTGGAAGACGAGGGCGCGCTGGCGAGCGCCTATGTCGTGGACGCGGTGACGGGCGAGCCGCTCTTCAACCACCGCGAGCACGTGCGGCTGCTGCCCGCCTCCACCATGAAGGTGGTGTCCACCGCGTCGGTGCTGTCCGCGCTGGGCGCGGACTTCCGCTACCAGACGCCCGTGGCGCTGGAGGGCGCCCACGTGGATGGCCTCTTCCTGGGGGACGTGGTGGTGGAGGCGGCTGGAGACCCCTCGCTGGGCTCGTGGCGCTTCCCGGAGACGGCGCTCGCGTGTGACCAGGTGGCGGACGCCATGGTGGCGCGCGGCATCCGCCAGTGGCGCGGAAACGTCCGGGTGCGGGGCACCGACGAGGCGGACTTCCCCTTCGGCCCCGGCTGGGCCTGGGACGACGCCGCTTACGCCTACAGCGCCGCCCCGACGAGCTTCGTGTTCCGGGAGAACGTGGTGGACCTGTCGCTGTCGCGCGCGGAGGGCGTGGACTGCGCGCAGCCTCCCACCGTGCAGCTGACGCCCGCCTTCGCGTCGCTGTCCACGGTGGTGAGCGTGGACATGACGGCCGAGCGCACCAACGTCGCGTGCGTGCGCCAGCGCGGCGGCCCCGGGGTGCGCTGCGTGTGGCGCTCTCCCGCCAACCAGTGCCCGCGCGCCGCCACCGTGAAGCTGGCCGTGGACGAGCCCCAGGTCCTCTTCTCCGCGTGCGTGGAGGAGGCCCTGCTCAAGCGCGGCGTGCCCCGCCTGCCGCACACGCTGGAGTCCCCCGCCCCGCTGCGCCCGCCCGTGCCCGAGCCGCTCGTCACCCTGGTCAGCCCGCCCCTGTCGGAGCTGGTCAAGGTCACCAACAAGGAGTCGCTCAACCTCTACGCGGAGCGGCTGGGGCTGCGCTTCACCCGCGAGCGCACCGGCGCGGAGACGTACGCCGCCCTGCGCTCCGCCCTGGGCGAGGAGCTCACCCGGCGCGGCATCCCCGCCCGGGACTTGCGCCCGGTAGATGGCAGCGGGCTGTCCCGCTACAACCTGG
Above is a window of Pyxidicoccus xibeiensis DNA encoding:
- the dacB gene encoding D-alanyl-D-alanine carboxypeptidase/D-alanyl-D-alanine endopeptidase; this encodes MRRALLLPLLLALLPLAGCTRAKRPDAPTFPSLAKSLFGTLEDEGALASAYVVDAVTGEPLFNHREHVRLLPASTMKVVSTASVLSALGADFRYQTPVALEGAHVDGLFLGDVVVEAAGDPSLGSWRFPETALACDQVADAMVARGIRQWRGNVRVRGTDEADFPFGPGWAWDDAAYAYSAAPTSFVFRENVVDLSLSRAEGVDCAQPPTVQLTPAFASLSTVVSVDMTAERTNVACVRQRGGPGVRCVWRSPANQCPRAATVKLAVDEPQVLFSACVEEALLKRGVPRLPHTLESPAPLRPPVPEPLVTLVSPPLSELVKVTNKESLNLYAERLGLRFTRERTGAETYAALRSALGEELTRRGIPARDLRPVDGSGLSRYNLATARGLVRVLFTSLREPYGTALVESLPVAGQDGTLATRPVTPVTAGRIRAKTGTLSGQRCFVGVVDRPGDSQHPRVVFALMLGNMDEGTALPSSEAFDRFAAALVELPLR